In Methanobacterium paludis, the following proteins share a genomic window:
- a CDS encoding BRO-N domain-containing protein, with protein sequence MNELMNFKFENDEELECIELNGEPLFNPYTIVECLEMTHEAVKKFVQRMSDNKKILIKNSDGTNSPHRKFNNAGELFITESGLYNLIFRSRAKKAEKFQDWVTDKVLPSIRKTGKYESELENQNVLTRQLLDNMTRNLEQLTGVRTEEMAITQNESWNKRLSNLMIDCSTRGLGTIRELYNELFYVFASETDIDIEDIAKLKGLKRMDYLRKHKELCKTVYEFAHKHFSSQDRQIVLISLDHDQQRLDRFVGGK encoded by the coding sequence ATGAATGAATTAATGAACTTCAAATTTGAAAATGATGAAGAGTTGGAATGTATCGAGTTAAATGGGGAACCTTTATTTAATCCATATACGATAGTTGAATGTTTAGAAATGACTCATGAAGCTGTAAAAAAATTTGTTCAAAGAATGAGTGATAATAAAAAGATTTTGATTAAAAATTCGGATGGGACAAATAGTCCACATAGAAAATTTAATAATGCAGGAGAACTTTTTATCACAGAATCAGGGCTTTATAACCTTATTTTTAGAAGTAGAGCAAAAAAAGCTGAAAAATTTCAAGATTGGGTTACAGATAAGGTTCTTCCATCAATTCGTAAAACTGGTAAATATGAATCTGAACTGGAAAATCAGAATGTACTTACAAGACAGTTACTTGACAATATGACACGAAACTTAGAACAATTAACAGGTGTAAGAACAGAAGAAATGGCAATAACTCAAAATGAAAGCTGGAATAAACGATTATCAAACCTTATGATTGATTGCAGTACACGAGGTCTTGGAACAATTCGTGAATTATACAATGAACTATTCTATGTATTTGCTAGTGAAACCGATATAGATATAGAAGATATAGCAAAATTGAAAGGTTTAAAACGGATGGACTATCTTAGAAAGCATAAAGAATTATGTAAAACAGTCTATGAGTTTGCACATAAACACTTTTCAAGTCAGGATAGACAAATTGTGTTAATCTCTTTAGATCATGATCAACAAAGGTTAGATAGATTTGTAGGTGGAAAATAA
- a CDS encoding DNA-methyltransferase: MRSIKDKSVDLILCDLPYGTTNCKWDNIIPLEPLWGEYNRIIKDHGAIVLSSLPPFTADLIQSNREMFRYEWIWQKTCPVGFLNSHKMPLRAHEVLLVFYKKLPTYNPQMWMSKPYHKKRSGNQREHTVYSTYKSSETKSNGERFPLDVITFSRDKKSYHPTQKPVKLFEYIIKTYTNPGDLVLDNCAGSGTTGVACSNLGRDCVMIEQDPEYCDLIRERMGK, from the coding sequence ATGCGATCTATAAAAGATAAAAGTGTAGATTTAATTCTGTGTGATTTACCTTATGGAACAACAAATTGCAAATGGGACAATATTATTCCATTAGAACCTCTTTGGGGGGAATATAATCGAATTATAAAGGATCATGGGGCTATTGTATTATCTTCGTTGCCTCCATTTACGGCGGATTTAATTCAAAGTAATCGTGAAATGTTTCGTTATGAATGGATATGGCAGAAAACTTGTCCTGTTGGATTTTTAAATTCTCATAAAATGCCATTACGAGCTCATGAAGTTTTACTGGTATTTTATAAGAAGTTACCTACTTATAATCCTCAGATGTGGATGAGTAAACCTTATCATAAGAAACGTTCAGGTAATCAGAGAGAACATACGGTTTATTCAACTTATAAGTCTTCAGAAACTAAGAGTAATGGTGAAAGGTTCCCTTTGGATGTTATAACATTTTCAAGGGATAAGAAAAGTTATCATCCTACTCAGAAGCCTGTTAAACTTTTTGAGTATATTATTAAGACTTATACTAACCCTGGGGATTTGGTCCTGGATAATTGTGCAGGTAGCGGTACAACAGGCGTTGCTTGTTCCAATTTAGGTAGGGATTGTGTTATGATAGAACAGGATCCTGAGTATTGTGATTTGATCCGAGAAAGAATGGGGAAATAA
- a CDS encoding DUF4013 domain-containing protein has translation MNIKGIVKDSLRYPFSDWKKILLLGIIVLVSNLFSFSTSLRTLTLNLVIIGLIIGILIFGYEFRIIKSSLDGVNEPPEFNAWIEMFVDGIKVSIVSFVYAIPAILIILVFIVSISSSNISLNIGFVALIAILYAIIVIPILLMAIANMANNDSKLGSAFRFHELINKISTKGWKNLIIWYIVTGIIYLIIFSIGVVVTNIFSLINSIVGIVLVSLILNPYIYMYLSRSVALFYMSE, from the coding sequence ATGAACATAAAAGGAATAGTAAAAGATTCTTTGAGATATCCGTTTTCTGATTGGAAGAAAATTTTATTATTAGGTATTATTGTATTGGTTAGTAACTTATTTAGCTTTTCTACGTCTTTAAGAACATTAACTCTTAATTTAGTGATTATTGGATTAATTATTGGTATTTTGATATTTGGCTACGAATTTAGAATTATAAAATCCTCCTTGGATGGTGTGAATGAACCTCCTGAGTTTAATGCTTGGATTGAAATGTTTGTAGATGGTATTAAAGTATCTATAGTTAGTTTTGTTTATGCAATTCCTGCTATCTTGATTATACTGGTTTTTATAGTGTCTATATCAAGTTCTAATATATCTTTAAATATAGGATTTGTGGCTCTTATTGCAATTTTGTATGCAATCATAGTTATTCCAATATTGTTAATGGCAATAGCAAATATGGCAAATAATGACAGTAAACTCGGTTCAGCATTCAGATTTCATGAACTAATCAACAAAATCTCAACCAAAGGATGGAAAAATCTTATAATATGGTACATAGTGACTGGAATCATTTATTTAATCATATTCAGTATAGGAGTCGTTGTAACTAATATTTTCTCATTAATCAACTCTATTGTAGGAATAGTATTGGTTTCATTAATTTTAAACCCATATATCTACATGTACCTCTCTAGATCAGTGGCGTTATTCTACATGTCAGAGTAA
- a CDS encoding SIS domain-containing protein, translated as MLKLVIEEITSHLKCIDVDEETVATFKKYLKQASKIFICGFGESELIGKAFASRLKGLDFNVFVITETIVPAINENDVLVAISGAGDTEPTLTTAKKAKENGAKIVTITSFSDSPLAKISDLVVEIPGRIKAKTKDYIERRVSGEYEPMTPFGALFEISTRIFIEGIIAELVED; from the coding sequence ATGTTGAAGCTTGTAATCGAAGAGATAACCTCTCATCTGAAATGCATAGATGTGGACGAAGAGACAGTGGCTACTTTTAAAAAGTACTTAAAACAGGCATCAAAGATATTCATATGCGGATTTGGAGAGTCTGAACTAATTGGGAAGGCATTTGCATCCAGACTTAAAGGGCTTGATTTTAACGTTTTTGTTATCACAGAGACCATAGTTCCTGCAATAAATGAAAATGATGTTCTTGTAGCAATATCTGGAGCTGGGGACACCGAACCCACATTGACCACCGCAAAAAAGGCCAAAGAAAATGGTGCAAAGATCGTAACCATAACCTCATTTTCTGATTCACCTCTAGCAAAAATATCTGACCTGGTTGTGGAAATACCAGGTAGGATCAAAGCAAAAACTAAAGATTACATAGAAAGGCGAGTATCCGGTGAATATGAACCTATGACACCATTTGGAGCTTTATTTGAAATATCAACGAGAATATTCATAGAGGGAATCATTGCAGAACTTGTAGAAGATTAA
- a CDS encoding DNA topoisomerase IV subunit A, translated as MDKKDLILGRLRGLGNGIIDDVERHTVPAIKVPSRGTSNIVYDDAKRYYVLGDRYGKRSLGNVKQIKKVAQMVSTANFCKGLVETQKTATIREMYYVSEGWDVDFGDQQESNLIGEDLEVTLGVTREDLGLMPEEDGAAVYGDLTVKDDDVEVNALKSGKSGYSISPTIDDVEFLDHGVERVIAVETMGMFHRMVQEEAYKKFNCLIVGLKGQAARATRRFLKRTNEELGLPVYICNDGDPWGFHIAMVIISGSAKLAHVNHELATPNAKFLGVTASDIVNYDLPTDKLKDIDVLRLKELYKDPRYHEDFWKLEIKKMLKIGKKAEQQSFSKYGLEYVVEKYLPEKLDAMES; from the coding sequence ATGGATAAAAAAGATTTAATCCTGGGCAGACTCAGAGGCCTGGGAAATGGAATAATAGACGATGTTGAAAGGCATACCGTACCTGCAATAAAAGTCCCATCAAGAGGTACATCCAACATAGTTTACGATGATGCAAAACGTTACTACGTGCTGGGGGACCGTTACGGTAAAAGATCCCTTGGAAATGTGAAACAAATAAAAAAAGTGGCTCAGATGGTGAGCACTGCCAATTTCTGCAAGGGACTCGTAGAAACACAGAAAACTGCAACTATAAGGGAAATGTACTACGTATCAGAAGGTTGGGATGTTGATTTCGGCGACCAGCAGGAATCAAACCTTATAGGTGAAGATTTGGAAGTCACCCTTGGAGTAACCCGTGAAGATCTTGGACTAATGCCCGAAGAAGACGGTGCAGCAGTTTACGGAGACCTGACTGTCAAGGATGACGATGTGGAAGTAAACGCATTAAAATCCGGTAAATCAGGTTACAGTATATCACCAACCATAGATGATGTGGAATTTCTTGATCACGGTGTTGAACGTGTGATTGCAGTGGAAACAATGGGTATGTTCCACAGAATGGTTCAGGAAGAGGCTTACAAAAAGTTCAACTGTTTGATAGTTGGACTTAAAGGGCAGGCAGCTCGTGCAACCCGTAGATTCCTTAAAAGAACCAATGAAGAACTCGGTTTACCAGTTTACATCTGTAACGACGGAGACCCATGGGGATTCCATATCGCCATGGTTATTATCTCAGGAAGCGCAAAGCTGGCACACGTAAACCACGAACTTGCAACACCAAATGCTAAGTTCCTTGGAGTTACAGCATCAGATATTGTAAATTACGACCTCCCAACAGATAAATTAAAAGATATCGACGTTTTACGTCTTAAAGAGCTCTACAAAGATCCAAGGTACCACGAAGACTTCTGGAAACTTGAGATCAAGAAGATGCTCAAGATCGGGAAAAAAGCAGAGCAGCAGTCTTTCTCTAAATACGGTCTTGAATACGTAGTTGAAAAGTACCTGCCTGAAAAACTGGATGCAATGGAATCCTAA
- the top6B gene encoding DNA topoisomerase VI subunit B, with protein MEREASELFEEFKELSASEFFRRNKQMLGFSGKIRSLTMVFHELITNSLDAAEEAGIQPEITIDLKRVDKDHYILKHKDNGPGIPKNYITKVYCTMFAGSKFRNIQSRGQQGLGCSGCVLLSQMTTGQPARVVSGYRDGNDLKGIEMTFKMDVKKNKGLVLKRKPVEVHSTGVLIELQFKDVSYSLSEQGAFEYMRRTVIANPHAKIIFRDPTGQKFIFERATDVIPPLPKEVLPHPKGVTADDLIFMAKHTDKRRFRSLLTSSLSRMSNKRINEIEEATGIDLNKRPKDMKWEEAEQIVDLFGQMDFMAPPTSGLIPIGKEQIEKGIREILDPEFVATTTRKPKTYRGGVSFIIEAGISYGGKSGRVVGDQKRAEIMRFANRVPLTFDQGSCAITEALKSIDWKRYGIRDLENAPITVFVNIVSTNVPYLSTGKQSVAPEPEILHEVRQATMKIARSLQKYINAKRAAKEEEMRSKIFEAYVPVILKEAAILAERDVPEYADVLAKVTRKPKILGEVNNG; from the coding sequence TTGGAAAGAGAAGCATCAGAACTTTTTGAAGAGTTTAAAGAACTCTCAGCGTCAGAATTTTTCAGAAGAAACAAACAGATGCTGGGATTCTCCGGGAAAATACGATCTCTCACCATGGTTTTTCACGAGCTGATAACTAACAGCCTCGACGCTGCTGAAGAGGCAGGAATCCAGCCAGAAATAACCATAGACCTTAAGAGAGTTGATAAGGACCATTATATACTAAAACATAAGGATAACGGTCCGGGAATTCCTAAAAATTATATAACCAAGGTCTATTGTACCATGTTTGCAGGTTCCAAATTCAGGAACATCCAGTCAAGAGGTCAGCAGGGCCTTGGATGCAGTGGATGTGTCCTGCTCTCCCAGATGACCACAGGCCAGCCTGCCAGAGTGGTTTCAGGGTACAGGGATGGAAATGATCTCAAAGGAATTGAGATGACCTTTAAAATGGATGTTAAAAAGAACAAGGGGCTTGTATTAAAAAGGAAGCCTGTAGAAGTCCATTCAACAGGTGTTTTAATAGAACTGCAGTTTAAGGATGTTTCATACTCCTTGAGTGAACAGGGTGCATTTGAATACATGAGAAGAACTGTGATAGCAAACCCTCACGCAAAGATAATCTTCCGTGACCCCACAGGACAAAAATTTATCTTTGAAAGAGCAACAGATGTGATACCTCCACTTCCCAAGGAAGTTCTACCACATCCAAAGGGTGTTACAGCTGATGACCTCATATTCATGGCTAAACATACCGACAAAAGGAGATTCAGAAGTCTGCTTACCAGTTCCCTTTCAAGAATGTCAAACAAAAGGATTAACGAGATAGAGGAAGCAACAGGGATAGATCTTAATAAACGTCCTAAAGACATGAAATGGGAAGAAGCAGAGCAGATAGTTGATCTCTTCGGTCAAATGGATTTCATGGCTCCACCCACATCCGGTTTAATCCCAATAGGAAAAGAACAGATCGAGAAGGGTATAAGAGAAATTTTAGATCCAGAATTTGTTGCCACAACCACCAGAAAACCTAAAACGTACCGTGGAGGAGTTTCATTCATAATAGAAGCAGGAATATCCTACGGTGGAAAATCAGGAAGGGTGGTCGGTGACCAAAAACGTGCCGAAATAATGAGGTTTGCAAACAGGGTGCCACTAACATTTGACCAGGGAAGCTGTGCCATAACAGAAGCCCTGAAAAGCATAGACTGGAAACGTTACGGTATAAGGGATCTTGAAAACGCCCCAATAACTGTTTTCGTTAACATAGTTTCGACCAACGTGCCCTACCTTTCAACAGGTAAGCAGAGCGTTGCTCCAGAACCTGAGATACTCCACGAGGTTAGACAGGCCACAATGAAAATTGCCAGGAGCCTGCAAAAATATATTAACGCTAAAAGAGCTGCAAAAGAAGAGGAAATGCGTTCAAAAATTTTTGAAGCTTACGTACCTGTTATACTTAAAGAGGCCGCCATCCTTGCAGAGAGGGATGTTCCAGAATATGCCGATGTTCTAGCAAAGGTAACACGAAAACCAAAGATTTTAGGTGAGGTCAACAATGGATAA
- a CDS encoding KH domain-containing protein, translating to MPNTEYLKIPRERVGVVIGKQGIVKEEIENATKTNIEIDSETGSIAISPREDTEDPLSVWKTRYIVKAIGRGFNPEIALKLTSDDLILEIINLPDYVGKSKKAVLRQKGRIIGKDGRTRDIITDMTGVNVSVYGKTVAMIGDMERIHIAKEAVEMILKGARHKSVYAFLEMKSRELKIKEFHSIAKEENKLL from the coding sequence ATGCCTAACACTGAATATCTCAAGATCCCCCGTGAAAGGGTGGGAGTGGTCATTGGGAAACAAGGCATTGTAAAAGAAGAAATTGAAAATGCAACCAAAACAAACATAGAAATTGACAGTGAAACGGGAAGCATAGCCATATCACCACGGGAAGACACTGAAGACCCATTATCTGTCTGGAAGACTAGATACATCGTAAAAGCAATAGGTCGAGGTTTCAACCCTGAAATCGCCCTAAAGCTCACCAGTGATGATTTAATACTGGAAATAATAAATCTGCCAGATTACGTTGGAAAATCAAAAAAAGCAGTGCTGAGACAAAAGGGAAGGATAATAGGTAAAGACGGTAGGACACGAGACATAATCACAGACATGACTGGGGTTAACGTGTCAGTATACGGTAAAACAGTAGCCATGATAGGTGATATGGAACGTATCCACATTGCAAAAGAAGCCGTTGAGATGATTCTGAAAGGAGCAAGACATAAAAGCGTCTATGCATTCCTTGAAATGAAAAGTCGTGAACTGAAGATCAAAGAATTCCATAGCATAGCAAAAGAAGAAAATAAATTGCTATAA
- a CDS encoding serine protein kinase RIO codes for MSKVSKADDDLRKLLSEKRIKGIEDRQVGSEVFDSMTLKTLYKLSKMGHIHILKGAISTGKEANVFKGYNKDNELVAVKIYRVRSSDFKKMQYYIQGDPRFNVRTSNKRQIINTWVTKEYRNLMRAYEVGVNVPKPIIAKNNVLVMEFVGDEEGNPALPLRQSKISNPQEVLEKIVDYVKILYKDAKLVHGDLSSYNILINDGEPVIIDMGQGVLVNHPVSMELLNRDIDNLVKDFKKLGIHITKDEIKSKIMDL; via the coding sequence GTGTCAAAAGTATCAAAGGCAGATGATGATTTAAGAAAACTGTTGTCAGAGAAGAGAATAAAAGGCATTGAGGACAGACAAGTTGGAAGCGAAGTTTTCGATAGTATGACCCTTAAAACACTCTATAAACTGTCCAAAATGGGGCATATCCACATTTTAAAAGGGGCAATAAGTACAGGGAAAGAAGCAAATGTCTTCAAAGGATATAACAAAGATAATGAATTAGTTGCTGTTAAGATATACAGAGTTAGATCATCTGATTTTAAAAAAATGCAGTATTATATCCAGGGCGACCCCAGGTTTAATGTTAGAACCTCCAACAAACGCCAGATCATCAATACATGGGTTACTAAGGAATATAGAAACCTCATGAGAGCATATGAAGTTGGAGTAAATGTTCCAAAACCCATAATTGCAAAAAATAATGTTCTGGTAATGGAATTTGTAGGGGATGAAGAAGGAAACCCTGCACTACCCCTGAGACAATCAAAAATATCCAATCCTCAGGAAGTTTTAGAAAAAATAGTAGATTATGTTAAAATATTATATAAAGATGCTAAATTAGTCCATGGCGATTTATCAAGTTATAATATCTTAATTAATGATGGTGAACCCGTTATAATCGATATGGGCCAAGGTGTTTTGGTCAACCATCCTGTATCAATGGAGCTTTTAAACAGGGATATAGACAACTTAGTTAAAGATTTTAAAAAACTGGGTATTCATATCACTAAGGATGAGATTAAGAGTAAAATTATGGATTTATGA
- the eif1A gene encoding translation initiation factor eIF-1A has protein sequence MRRGQNQGTQEVRRVRSPRRGEIPGVVEQILGHGKLKVRCADGKTRLTRIPGKMKKRIWIREGDVVLIKPWDFQSDEKADVIWRYTRTEANWLERRGYLKL, from the coding sequence TTGAGAAGAGGACAAAATCAGGGAACTCAGGAAGTAAGGAGAGTGAGATCCCCTAGACGCGGGGAAATACCAGGAGTAGTTGAACAAATACTGGGCCATGGAAAACTAAAAGTCAGATGTGCGGATGGTAAAACAAGACTTACAAGAATTCCGGGTAAGATGAAGAAAAGAATATGGATCAGGGAAGGAGATGTAGTCCTTATAAAACCATGGGATTTCCAGAGCGACGAAAAAGCTGACGTCATATGGAGATATACACGTACAGAAGCCAACTGGCTTGAGCGCAGAGGTTATTTAAAACTATAA
- a CDS encoding molybdenum cofactor synthesis domain-containing protein: MGKVFLNIMEPEDVEKIIGDLPVKKSVENVLIKEAHRRVLAEDVYATINLPPFSRASMDGYAVRSEDTFKASEDYPVKLRLLESVGAGDIPKNKVEKGTCIEISTGAPVPEGADGVVMVEVTQRKAKNNNSEEVMVYESVTMGENIAVAGSDVKKGEILLPSGALINSNKIGVLSAIGMKKVPVFAKPKVAVISTGNEIVKNDQKLEYGKIYDINSQTISNAVEECGCTPVYSEIVKDDYKSFMGKINEFKDVDLIITSGGTSAGTGDVLRTVLDELGDVLVHGIAVKPGKPTIVGLIPSENDKKVIIGLPGNPVSALVIFHVFVAPFLRKMASLKDEGGKKQTRELKISRRYHSAKGRLHYVLVKVDKETAIPILKDSGAISSLAEADGFIEIPKNVEIIQEGSYVTVMPLSEL; this comes from the coding sequence ATGGGAAAAGTATTTTTAAACATAATGGAACCTGAAGATGTGGAAAAAATCATTGGAGATCTTCCAGTTAAAAAAAGTGTTGAAAATGTACTGATTAAGGAAGCTCACAGAAGGGTACTTGCAGAAGATGTTTATGCAACTATCAACCTTCCCCCTTTCAGCAGAGCATCCATGGATGGGTATGCTGTGAGGTCAGAGGACACATTCAAAGCATCTGAAGATTATCCAGTTAAACTGAGACTTTTGGAATCTGTGGGTGCAGGGGATATACCCAAAAACAAAGTTGAAAAAGGAACGTGTATAGAGATTTCAACGGGTGCTCCAGTACCGGAAGGTGCTGATGGAGTTGTTATGGTTGAAGTTACCCAAAGAAAAGCTAAAAACAATAATTCGGAAGAGGTCATGGTTTATGAAAGCGTTACAATGGGTGAGAACATAGCGGTGGCAGGCTCTGATGTGAAAAAAGGTGAAATTCTGCTTCCAAGTGGAGCCCTGATAAATTCGAATAAAATAGGGGTTTTGAGTGCAATTGGGATGAAAAAAGTACCTGTTTTTGCAAAGCCCAAAGTAGCTGTCATATCAACGGGAAATGAAATAGTAAAAAACGATCAGAAGTTGGAGTATGGTAAAATATACGATATAAACTCTCAGACAATTTCAAATGCTGTGGAAGAGTGTGGATGCACACCAGTATATTCTGAGATAGTTAAGGATGATTATAAATCGTTTATGGGTAAAATAAATGAATTTAAAGATGTTGATCTAATCATCACATCTGGAGGAACTTCTGCAGGTACTGGGGATGTTTTAAGGACAGTTTTGGACGAGTTAGGTGATGTTCTGGTGCATGGAATAGCTGTAAAACCGGGCAAACCCACAATAGTTGGACTGATTCCTAGTGAAAATGATAAAAAAGTTATAATCGGACTTCCAGGTAACCCCGTATCAGCGCTCGTAATATTCCACGTCTTTGTTGCTCCATTTTTGAGGAAGATGGCTTCGCTGAAGGATGAGGGAGGCAAGAAACAAACCCGAGAACTCAAGATCTCAAGAAGATACCACTCAGCAAAGGGCAGGTTACACTATGTTCTTGTAAAAGTTGATAAAGAAACAGCCATCCCTATATTAAAGGATTCTGGTGCAATATCTTCCCTTGCAGAGGCAGATGGATTTATTGAAATTCCAAAAAACGTTGAAATCATTCAAGAAGGAAGTTACGTTACTGTAATGCCGTTGAGTGAACTTTAA
- a CDS encoding class I SAM-dependent methyltransferase → MFKKNSMDYKKQSRKNFDEEADTYYETHDGKHSKALYDLMIDKLNSLDYSSLLDVGFGTGEVLSRISCEGVRFSGLDISPQMLSIARENLGESVDLRLGDSEELPWDDESFDVVMCLNSFHHYPNPEKVLNEMGRVLKTGGKIVMADPWQSTPFRQIMNLFICFNGGGDVKIYSESEICDLLSRSGFKNIEWERANKNAFIVMANI, encoded by the coding sequence GTGTTTAAAAAGAATTCAATGGATTATAAGAAACAATCAAGGAAAAATTTTGATGAAGAAGCTGACACGTATTATGAAACTCACGATGGAAAACATTCTAAAGCCCTGTACGATCTGATGATCGATAAATTGAATTCGTTGGACTACTCTTCCCTTCTTGATGTTGGGTTCGGTACTGGAGAGGTTCTCTCACGCATATCTTGTGAAGGTGTTCGGTTTTCAGGTCTTGATATATCACCACAAATGCTCAGCATTGCAAGAGAAAATCTTGGAGAAAGTGTGGATCTCAGACTTGGCGATTCAGAGGAACTCCCATGGGATGATGAATCATTTGACGTTGTAATGTGCTTAAACTCATTTCATCACTATCCCAATCCAGAAAAAGTGTTAAATGAAATGGGAAGAGTTCTTAAAACTGGTGGAAAAATTGTTATGGCAGATCCATGGCAGTCAACACCCTTCAGGCAAATTATGAATTTATTCATATGTTTTAATGGTGGTGGGGACGTTAAAATTTACTCCGAATCAGAGATCTGTGACCTTTTGAGCAGATCTGGATTTAAAAATATTGAATGGGAAAGGGCAAATAAAAACGCGTTCATAGTGATGGCTAACATATGA
- a CDS encoding UPF0280 family protein, translating to MTTSRIIRERIQIEETNILLKTDLKKHYLPNFILEQRMELTAYIRVHPEFLTSLEPLVVETMPPTPLIVSMMARAGRRAEVGPMAAVAGTIAQLSMGFMLKNGAKYVIADNGGDVALKTNKDVTVGLYAGESSLSGKIGFKIKHEKTPMGICTSSGTVGHSISFGRADSVTIFADEASIADALATSIANSAVGDSDNIAVHNCLERADNFKEHIRGTMVVVGESAGTMGKIPKLVQTDKKVVLGDFFDVY from the coding sequence ATGACAACTTCGAGAATCATAAGGGAAAGGATCCAAATCGAAGAGACCAACATATTGCTCAAAACCGATCTTAAAAAACATTACCTCCCTAACTTTATACTGGAACAGAGAATGGAACTTACAGCTTACATACGAGTACATCCTGAATTTTTAACAAGCTTAGAACCTCTTGTTGTTGAAACCATGCCCCCAACCCCACTTATTGTGAGTATGATGGCAAGGGCAGGTAGAAGGGCCGAGGTAGGTCCAATGGCGGCTGTTGCAGGGACAATAGCGCAGCTTTCAATGGGTTTTATGTTAAAAAACGGCGCAAAATATGTTATCGCGGATAATGGTGGGGATGTGGCCCTAAAAACTAATAAAGATGTGACAGTGGGTTTGTATGCTGGAGAATCATCCCTTTCAGGAAAAATTGGTTTCAAGATAAAACATGAAAAAACTCCCATGGGCATATGTACTTCCTCCGGTACTGTGGGCCATTCTATAAGCTTTGGAAGGGCAGATTCTGTCACAATTTTTGCAGATGAAGCCAGTATTGCAGATGCCCTTGCAACATCCATTGCAAACAGTGCAGTGGGTGATTCAGATAATATTGCTGTTCATAACTGTCTTGAAAGGGCGGATAACTTCAAAGAACATATTCGGGGTACTATGGTTGTGGTTGGGGAGTCCGCAGGTACAATGGGCAAAATTCCAAAACTTGTGCAGACTGATAAGAAGGTTGTGCTTGGGGATTTCTTTGATGTGTACTGA
- a CDS encoding PH domain-containing protein — protein sequence MMRKNVKSHPAERVLFETKPQFIVSVKPALIKFVILLIVLYFFNSAVALTTSLQDYLVSMVQIPLVEAVTILLLLIVLVLILWILWDILSWRSRRYLITDKKVIVQSGILRKEKVYMHYDKIQDISVSQSVMERIFRSGDIQIFGGHERTMLLLEDTPNPEKVETMINRLIEGDEIEFEDRKTYKKQPKRRSIAEEYDKKFKR from the coding sequence ATGATGAGAAAAAATGTAAAATCACATCCAGCCGAAAGAGTTTTGTTTGAGACAAAACCTCAGTTTATTGTAAGCGTAAAACCTGCTTTAATTAAATTTGTAATTCTTCTTATAGTACTGTACTTTTTCAATTCAGCTGTGGCTTTAACGACATCTTTACAGGATTATTTAGTAAGCATGGTCCAGATACCCCTTGTTGAAGCTGTGACCATACTGCTCCTGCTCATTGTACTGGTCTTGATTTTATGGATATTATGGGATATATTATCATGGAGATCCAGAAGATACTTAATCACGGATAAAAAGGTAATAGTCCAAAGCGGAATACTAAGGAAAGAAAAAGTTTACATGCATTACGATAAAATTCAAGATATTTCAGTGTCACAGAGTGTAATGGAACGGATTTTCCGTTCAGGAGATATTCAAATATTTGGGGGACACGAACGCACAATGCTTCTGCTTGAGGACACCCCTAACCCTGAAAAAGTTGAAACCATGATAAACAGACTGATTGAAGGGGATGAAATTGAATTTGAGGATCGTAAAACCTATAAAAAGCAGCCAAAGAGAAGATCTATAGCTGAAGAATACGACAAAAAATTTAAGAGGTAG